The following proteins come from a genomic window of Kitasatospora sp. NBC_01246:
- a CDS encoding GNAT family N-acetyltransferase, with protein sequence MSTEAPATTGLPAQAGAPRWTTELHREDDALDVLAEEWDDLVTRCRTATFFQAAVWQRSWWRQYGRPGDLLVLLVRRNGRLVGAGAFRRRPGPLGGLTGLGDGLIDFTDILLDDSCADRAAAEFAAALPLTRPWHSLELREVHPEAAVQRVFEQWRGRRRRFGDSLCQYLPAVPMEQLLKRVPGKTAQRSRVKLRKIAEAGVEVRSTPPEEVPEALEGLLRLHFEQWHERGVTPEHRTGRFARHLAESTTGLVATGRAAVHQYWLDGELVAVNLLLLCPSFGGLYLYGAHPRLRERLDIAGLLFGAALDETVDAGIPLLSLLRGQEPYKQRWRPDQLFNQRLLFGPRGPAPAAAARGGSVRARQVAVHVLRTRLPRLKEALAARRRS encoded by the coding sequence ATGAGTACCGAGGCGCCGGCCACCACCGGTCTCCCCGCCCAGGCCGGCGCGCCCCGCTGGACCACCGAGCTGCACCGCGAGGACGACGCCCTGGACGTCCTCGCCGAGGAGTGGGACGACCTGGTCACCCGCTGCCGGACGGCCACCTTCTTCCAGGCCGCGGTCTGGCAGCGCTCCTGGTGGCGCCAGTACGGCCGCCCGGGCGACCTCCTGGTCCTGCTGGTCCGCCGGAACGGCCGGCTGGTCGGCGCGGGAGCGTTCCGGCGGCGCCCCGGCCCGCTCGGCGGGCTGACCGGCCTCGGCGACGGGCTGATCGACTTCACCGACATCCTGCTCGACGACTCCTGCGCCGATCGCGCGGCGGCCGAGTTCGCCGCGGCCCTGCCGCTCACCCGCCCCTGGCACAGCCTGGAGCTGCGCGAGGTGCACCCCGAGGCGGCCGTCCAGCGGGTCTTCGAGCAGTGGCGGGGCCGGCGGCGCCGGTTCGGCGACTCGCTCTGCCAGTACCTGCCGGCCGTCCCGATGGAGCAGTTGCTCAAGCGGGTGCCCGGCAAGACCGCCCAGCGCAGCCGGGTGAAGCTCCGCAAGATCGCCGAGGCCGGGGTCGAGGTCCGTTCGACGCCCCCGGAGGAGGTGCCCGAGGCCCTGGAGGGGCTGCTCCGACTGCACTTCGAGCAGTGGCACGAGCGCGGCGTCACCCCGGAGCACCGCACCGGGCGGTTCGCTCGGCACCTCGCCGAGTCCACCACCGGCCTGGTCGCCACCGGCCGCGCCGCGGTGCACCAGTACTGGCTGGACGGCGAGCTGGTCGCGGTGAACCTGCTGCTGCTCTGCCCGTCCTTCGGCGGTCTCTACCTGTACGGCGCGCACCCCCGGCTGCGCGAGCGCCTGGACATCGCCGGTCTGCTGTTCGGGGCGGCGCTGGACGAGACGGTCGACGCCGGGATCCCGCTGCTCAGCCTGTTGCGCGGCCAGGAGCCCTACAAGCAGCGCTGGCGGCCGGACCAGCTGTTCAACCAGCGGCTGCTGTTCGGTCCGCGCGGGCCGGCGCCGGCGGCCGCCGCCCGGGGCGGCTCGGTCCGGGCCCGGCAGGTCGCGGTGCACGTCCTGCGCACCCGGCTGCCGAGGCTCAAGGAGGCGCTGGCGGCCCGCCGGCGGAGCTGA
- a CDS encoding Wzz/FepE/Etk N-terminal domain-containing protein, which translates to MSEPRRSVRSLARRWWPVVLAVPLGAAAGAGYAVVAHPSYAANSYVIVVPENQGESASAINFAQAYGRLAGQPQVLAAAAAETGHSRTELETLVHGTTSPDAPMIEITGTGARPREAVLAADAVARSLVAFANTSSKETGVRLVPLAPAAEPDKPTTPSAQLDVAVGAAAGVLIGALVMMTRRRGGEAGPAAVATPGTEPAAPATPRPRAEEAPAAEAPAEPAAAERPGTGQAVPEQAAPAQPTGGKAAGGKSPAEKAPAKEKSAAGSGR; encoded by the coding sequence ATGTCCGAACCGCGCCGAAGCGTCCGCAGCCTGGCCCGCCGCTGGTGGCCGGTGGTCCTCGCGGTGCCGCTGGGCGCCGCCGCCGGCGCCGGGTACGCCGTCGTCGCGCACCCCTCGTACGCCGCCAACTCCTATGTGATCGTGGTGCCGGAGAACCAGGGGGAGAGCGCCTCGGCGATCAACTTCGCCCAGGCGTACGGCCGGCTGGCCGGTCAGCCCCAGGTGCTCGCGGCCGCCGCCGCCGAGACCGGGCACAGCCGCACCGAACTGGAGACCCTGGTGCACGGCACCACCTCCCCGGACGCCCCGATGATCGAGATCACCGGTACCGGCGCGCGGCCCCGGGAGGCGGTGCTGGCCGCCGACGCGGTCGCCCGGTCGCTGGTCGCCTTCGCCAACACCAGCAGCAAGGAGACCGGCGTCCGGCTGGTCCCGCTGGCCCCCGCCGCCGAGCCCGACAAGCCGACCACGCCGTCCGCGCAGTTGGACGTCGCGGTCGGCGCCGCCGCCGGGGTGCTGATCGGCGCGCTGGTCATGATGACCCGCCGCCGGGGCGGTGAGGCCGGTCCGGCCGCCGTGGCGACGCCCGGCACGGAGCCCGCCGCCCCGGCCACCCCGCGCCCGCGCGCCGAGGAGGCCCCGGCGGCCGAGGCCCCGGCCGAACCGGCCGCGGCGGAGCGGCCCGGCACCGGGCAGGCCGTCCCCGAGCAGGCCGCCCCGGCGCAGCCCACGGGCGGGAAGGCAGCCGGCGGGAAGTCGCCCGCCGAGAAGGCCCCGGCCAAGGAGAAGAGCGCCGCCGGGAGCGGTCGATGA
- a CDS encoding ABC-F family ATP-binding cassette domain-containing protein, with the protein MISANALELRAGARILIESASFKVAPGDRIGLVGRNGAGKTTLTKVLAGEGLPASGTVTRSGEVGYLPQDPRTGDLDVLAKDRILSARGLDSVLKKMRENEERMANGKGATRDNAMKKYSRLETEFLTKGGYAAEAEAATIAAALGLPDRILEQQLHTLSGGQRRRVELARILFSDSDVLLLDEPTNHLDADSIAWLRDFLKTYKGGFIVISHDVELVETVVNKVFYLDANRSAIDVYNMGWKQYQQQREDDEKRRKRERANAEKKAATLNAQADKMRAKATKTVAAQNMARRAEKLLSGLEQVRLNDKVAKLRFPDPAPCGKTPLTAADLSKSYGSLEIFTGVDLAIDRGSRVVVLGLNGAGKTTLLRMLAGVEKPDTGEVIPGHGLKIGYYAQEHETLDPERTVLENMRSSAPDTDLVQIRKILGSFLFSGDDVDKPAGVLSGGEKTRLALASLVVSSANVLLLDEPTNNLDPASREEILGALREFSGAVVLVTHDEGAVDALQPERIILLPDGVEDLWSPAYNDLVSLA; encoded by the coding sequence ATGATTTCCGCCAACGCCCTTGAGCTGCGCGCCGGTGCCCGCATCCTGATCGAGTCCGCCAGCTTCAAGGTCGCCCCGGGCGACCGGATCGGTCTGGTCGGGCGCAACGGCGCCGGGAAGACCACGCTCACCAAGGTGCTGGCCGGCGAGGGCCTGCCGGCCTCGGGCACGGTCACCCGCTCCGGTGAGGTCGGTTACCTCCCGCAGGACCCGCGCACCGGTGACCTCGACGTCCTCGCCAAGGACCGCATCCTCTCCGCCCGCGGCCTCGACAGCGTGCTGAAGAAGATGCGCGAGAACGAGGAGCGGATGGCGAACGGCAAGGGCGCCACCCGGGACAACGCGATGAAGAAGTACTCGCGCCTGGAGACGGAGTTCCTCACCAAGGGCGGGTACGCCGCCGAGGCCGAGGCCGCCACCATCGCCGCCGCGCTGGGCCTGCCGGACCGCATCCTCGAACAGCAGCTGCACACCCTCTCCGGTGGTCAGCGCCGCCGCGTCGAGCTGGCCCGGATCCTCTTCTCGGACTCCGACGTGCTGCTGCTCGACGAGCCCACCAACCACCTCGACGCCGACTCGATCGCCTGGCTGCGGGACTTCCTGAAGACCTACAAGGGCGGCTTCATCGTCATCTCGCACGATGTCGAGCTGGTCGAGACGGTCGTCAACAAGGTCTTCTACCTGGACGCCAATCGCTCCGCGATCGACGTCTACAACATGGGCTGGAAGCAGTACCAGCAGCAGCGCGAGGACGACGAGAAGCGCCGCAAGCGCGAGCGGGCCAACGCGGAGAAGAAGGCCGCGACCCTGAACGCGCAGGCCGACAAGATGCGCGCCAAGGCGACCAAGACGGTGGCCGCGCAGAACATGGCCCGCCGTGCGGAGAAGCTGCTGTCCGGCCTGGAGCAGGTCCGGCTGAACGACAAGGTCGCCAAGCTGCGCTTCCCGGACCCGGCTCCCTGCGGGAAGACCCCGCTGACCGCCGCCGACCTCTCCAAGTCCTACGGCTCGCTGGAGATCTTCACCGGCGTGGACCTGGCCATCGACCGCGGCTCGCGGGTCGTGGTGCTGGGCCTCAACGGCGCGGGCAAGACCACCCTGCTGCGGATGCTGGCCGGGGTGGAGAAGCCGGACACCGGCGAGGTGATCCCGGGCCACGGCCTGAAGATCGGCTACTACGCCCAGGAGCACGAGACCCTGGACCCGGAGCGCACGGTGCTGGAGAACATGCGCTCCTCGGCGCCCGACACCGACCTGGTCCAGATCCGCAAGATCCTCGGCTCCTTCCTGTTCTCCGGCGACGACGTCGACAAGCCGGCCGGGGTGCTCTCCGGCGGTGAGAAGACCAGGCTGGCGCTGGCCTCGCTGGTGGTCTCCAGTGCCAACGTGCTGCTGCTCGACGAGCCCACCAACAACCTCGACCCGGCCAGCCGCGAGGAGATCCTGGGCGCGCTGCGCGAGTTCAGCGGCGCGGTCGTGCTGGTGACCCACGACGAGGGCGCGGTCGACGCGCTCCAGCCGGAGCGGATCATCCTGCTGCCGGACGGCGTGGAGGACCTCTGGAGCCCGGCCTACAACGACCTGGTCTCGCTCGCCTGA
- a CDS encoding glycoside hydrolase family 26 protein produces MRLGRLTLAAAALLTLTTASVPTGTPLSQTERHALSSDAFQPRGAAPRPVVQRPKHEAPFGAFVGSWDKYIPQLGRYAQWLNNANMQVGHTYLAGNSWADVEGEPVVLGMWSQWRLADPSRMLILGVPMMVPSEAAVPDGEVAKLLAQGARGDFDRHFLRLARRLVALGGADTVLTLGWEMNGTTYTHRCKPDPTAWKAYWRRIVSVMRSVPGQRFRFDFTPNRGLDAIPWTKCYPGDDVVDIIGMDSYDQPAGATFDNYVREPYGLQDQVEFAAKRGKPVSYPEWGLFRNGDNPEFVQRMVEWIRTHDTSYQTVTDYCPHGFWQCAQNPRSSSRFKQLMSGSKGAPVTAVPAPPAVTPQPGAAGSGSPGASPTAAASGTPSAPASPSAAPSPSPSTPPSPSAAPAPGGLPARR; encoded by the coding sequence ATGCGACTCGGCCGCCTGACGCTGGCTGCCGCCGCCCTGTTGACGCTGACCACCGCGAGCGTCCCCACCGGGACCCCGCTCAGCCAGACCGAACGGCACGCCCTCTCCTCGGACGCGTTCCAGCCCCGCGGCGCCGCCCCCCGGCCGGTCGTCCAGCGGCCGAAGCACGAGGCCCCGTTCGGTGCCTTCGTCGGCTCGTGGGACAAGTACATCCCCCAGCTGGGCCGCTACGCGCAGTGGCTGAACAACGCCAACATGCAGGTCGGCCACACCTATCTGGCCGGCAACAGCTGGGCGGACGTCGAGGGCGAGCCGGTGGTGCTCGGCATGTGGTCGCAGTGGCGGCTGGCCGACCCCTCCCGGATGCTGATCCTCGGCGTCCCGATGATGGTGCCCAGCGAGGCCGCCGTGCCGGACGGCGAGGTGGCCAAGCTGCTCGCCCAGGGCGCCCGGGGGGACTTCGACCGACACTTCCTGCGGCTCGCCCGCCGGCTGGTGGCGCTCGGCGGGGCGGACACCGTGCTCACCCTCGGCTGGGAGATGAACGGCACCACCTACACCCACCGCTGCAAGCCCGACCCGACCGCCTGGAAGGCGTACTGGCGGCGGATCGTCTCCGTGATGCGCTCGGTGCCCGGTCAGCGGTTCCGCTTCGACTTCACCCCCAACCGGGGGCTGGACGCGATCCCGTGGACCAAGTGCTACCCCGGCGACGACGTGGTCGACATCATCGGCATGGACAGCTACGACCAGCCCGCCGGCGCCACCTTCGACAACTACGTCCGCGAGCCGTACGGGCTGCAGGACCAGGTCGAGTTCGCCGCCAAGCGCGGCAAGCCGGTCTCCTACCCGGAGTGGGGGCTGTTCCGCAACGGCGACAACCCGGAGTTCGTGCAGCGGATGGTGGAGTGGATCCGCACCCACGACACCAGCTACCAGACGGTCACCGACTACTGCCCGCACGGGTTCTGGCAGTGCGCGCAGAACCCGCGCTCCAGCAGCCGGTTCAAGCAGCTGATGTCCGGGTCCAAGGGGGCCCCGGTCACCGCTGTGCCGGCGCCCCCGGCGGTCACCCCGCAGCCGGGGGCCGCCGGGTCGGGCTCGCCGGGCGCCTCGCCGACCGCGGCGGCCTCCGGGACCCCCTCCGCACCGGCCTCGCCGTCCGCGGCACCGTCCCCCTCGCCCTCCACGCCGCCCTCACCGTCCGCCGCACCCGCGCCGGGCGGGCTGCCGGCCCGGCGCTGA
- a CDS encoding polysaccharide deacetylase family protein, which translates to MDAERGSVRSVLSGVRRSGAPAAAGPRTEVPRAAGRRPEAQLPRSRRPATRAPAQEATSPWILMYHSVAVEEDDPYQLTVSPERFAEQIAWLHRRGRRGVSVRELMRARAAGRADNMVGLTFDDGYADFGRFAVPILQAYGFTATAYVVADLLGRANDWDVKGPRKKLLTVQEVTELAAAGWEIGSHGLGHQALPGLPADVLATQTRESRRVLEEVVGGPVTGFCYPYGAVDLPATLAVRDAGYDYACAIAHSPLTGRYALPRCYVGDRDGAWRLRAKRGRHRLRDTVTELRRNRLAARSASKGRAGAEREETQGSAGARSTAGGSERPAGERAGRRGADR; encoded by the coding sequence ATGGACGCTGAACGGGGATCCGTACGGTCGGTGCTGTCGGGCGTACGCCGCTCCGGCGCGCCGGCGGCAGCCGGTCCACGGACCGAGGTGCCGCGCGCCGCGGGCCGCCGCCCGGAGGCACAGCTGCCCCGAAGTCGCCGGCCCGCCACCCGGGCACCCGCCCAGGAGGCCACCTCGCCGTGGATCCTGATGTACCACTCGGTGGCCGTCGAGGAGGACGACCCGTACCAGCTGACCGTCAGCCCGGAGCGCTTCGCCGAGCAGATCGCCTGGCTCCACCGGCGCGGCCGGCGCGGCGTCTCGGTCCGCGAGCTGATGCGGGCCAGGGCCGCCGGCCGGGCCGACAACATGGTCGGCCTGACCTTCGACGACGGCTATGCGGACTTCGGCCGCTTCGCCGTACCGATTCTGCAGGCGTACGGGTTCACCGCGACCGCCTACGTGGTCGCCGACCTGCTGGGCCGGGCCAACGACTGGGACGTCAAGGGCCCGCGCAAGAAGCTGCTCACCGTCCAGGAGGTCACCGAACTCGCGGCCGCCGGCTGGGAGATCGGCTCCCACGGCCTCGGCCACCAGGCCCTGCCCGGCCTGCCCGCCGACGTCCTGGCCACCCAGACCCGGGAGAGCCGGCGCGTGCTGGAGGAGGTCGTCGGCGGTCCGGTCACCGGCTTCTGCTACCCGTACGGCGCCGTCGACCTTCCCGCCACGCTGGCCGTGCGCGACGCCGGTTACGACTACGCCTGCGCCATCGCGCACTCCCCGCTCACCGGCCGCTACGCGCTGCCCCGCTGCTACGTCGGCGACCGCGACGGCGCCTGGCGGCTGCGCGCCAAGCGCGGCCGCCACCGCCTCCGCGACACCGTCACCGAGCTGCGCCGCAACCGCCTCGCGGCACGCTCCGCGTCGAAGGGCCGGGCCGGCGCCGAGCGCGAGGAGACGCAGGGGAGCGCCGGGGCCCGGAGCACCGCGGGCGGGTCCGAGCGCCCCGCCGGGGAGCGTGCGGGCCGGCGGGGGGCCGACCGGTGA
- a CDS encoding glycosyltransferase, whose translation MRVLHIVTGLASGGAERQLQLLLRHLPAHQHCEVVALTNPGTVATALRAEGVTVHHLAMRGNRDVGALPRLVRLIRSGRYDLVHTHLYRAGLYGRLAARLAGVRAVVATEHSLHAGVIEGRPVTRGVKGLYLAAERLGTTTVAVSRQVAQTLHAWGVPPGRVELIPNGIDAARYRRPDADRAAARHRLRADLGLPAASWVVGGVGRLVPGKRFHVLLEALAGLDPAARLVLVGEGPERAALERRAAELGVRDRLVLTGERDDVPDLLAALDVLAAPSTAETFGLGVLEGLAAGLPVRHSACPALDELPPAAAPQARRIPSDAAAYTTALRELRHLNDHGPEPLPRPPAVGHYDIVRVAADLGALYDRLAPA comes from the coding sequence GTGAGGGTGCTGCACATCGTCACCGGTCTCGCCTCCGGCGGCGCCGAGCGCCAGCTCCAGCTGCTGCTGCGCCACCTGCCCGCGCACCAGCACTGCGAGGTGGTCGCGCTGACCAACCCCGGCACGGTGGCCACCGCGCTGCGCGCCGAGGGCGTCACCGTCCACCACCTGGCGATGCGTGGCAACCGCGACGTGGGCGCGCTGCCCCGGCTCGTCCGGCTGATCCGGTCCGGCCGCTACGACCTCGTCCACACCCACCTCTACCGGGCCGGCCTGTACGGGCGGCTGGCCGCCCGGCTGGCCGGCGTCCGGGCGGTGGTGGCCACCGAGCACTCGCTGCACGCGGGGGTGATCGAGGGCCGCCCGGTCACCCGCGGCGTCAAGGGTCTCTACCTGGCGGCCGAGCGCCTGGGCACCACCACCGTCGCGGTGTCCCGGCAGGTCGCCCAGACCCTGCACGCCTGGGGCGTGCCGCCGGGCCGGGTCGAGCTGATCCCCAACGGCATCGACGCCGCCCGCTACCGCCGTCCGGACGCCGACCGGGCCGCGGCCCGGCACCGGCTGCGCGCCGACCTCGGCCTCCCGGCGGCGAGCTGGGTGGTCGGCGGGGTCGGCCGGCTGGTACCCGGCAAGCGGTTCCACGTCCTGCTGGAGGCGCTCGCCGGCCTCGACCCGGCCGCCCGGCTGGTGCTGGTCGGCGAGGGCCCCGAACGCGCCGCCCTGGAGCGGCGGGCCGCCGAACTCGGCGTCCGCGACCGCCTGGTCCTCACCGGCGAGCGCGACGACGTCCCCGACCTGCTGGCCGCGCTGGACGTGCTGGCCGCCCCCTCGACCGCCGAGACCTTCGGCCTCGGCGTCCTGGAGGGCCTGGCGGCCGGCCTGCCGGTCCGCCACAGTGCCTGTCCGGCCCTGGACGAACTCCCGCCGGCCGCCGCTCCGCAGGCCCGCCGGATCCCCTCCGACGCCGCCGCCTACACCACCGCGCTGCGCGAGCTGCGCCACCTCAACGACCACGGCCCCGAGCCCCTGCCCCGGCCCCCGGCGGTCGGCCACTACGACATCGTCCGGGTGGCCGCCGACCTCGGCGCCCTCTACGACCGCCTGGCACCCGCTTGA